The Thermodesulfobacteriota bacterium genome includes a window with the following:
- a CDS encoding NAD-dependent epimerase/dehydratase family protein: MKAVITGGTGFIGSRLVERLAEKGYEVRCLVRKSSHIEPLKKLGVELCYGDLSDHDSLRKLTKGGDLVYHLAAMVTDWGSRRDFYSMNVDGTRVLLEASWDSGVKRFIHMSTSTVVWKSDFWEVHDINDIDESYPYPEKYNDDYNETKAEAERFVTKFHERTGLETIVLRPSNVWGAGDRVILPRIALAAKKGILFPMGSGHRWVSPCHVDNLVHALVLSAESDNHGGNIYFINDGVKIEHIEFLSKLLGAVGIKWAPKFTIPYSIAYGVAYAMETLFKIVNSKNPPVLTRFAVAALAGSRSYSIEKAKKEIGYKPIVNMDEGLRQLADWIEGIGGVERLLKN; this comes from the coding sequence ATGAAAGCAGTTATTACGGGTGGCACTGGATTTATCGGGAGTAGGCTCGTAGAGAGATTAGCTGAGAAGGGATATGAAGTTAGATGTCTGGTCAGAAAATCCAGTCACATTGAACCCTTGAAGAAATTGGGAGTTGAATTGTGCTACGGCGATCTTTCGGATCACGATTCGCTCAGAAAGTTAACAAAAGGTGGAGATTTGGTATATCATCTGGCGGCAATGGTCACCGACTGGGGTTCCAGGCGAGATTTTTACAGTATGAATGTTGATGGAACTAGGGTTCTATTAGAGGCATCCTGGGATTCGGGCGTGAAGAGGTTTATACATATGAGCACTTCGACAGTTGTCTGGAAGTCAGACTTTTGGGAAGTCCACGATATTAACGATATAGACGAGAGCTACCCGTATCCGGAAAAGTACAACGATGATTACAACGAAACCAAGGCGGAGGCTGAGAGGTTTGTAACAAAGTTCCACGAGAGGACAGGCCTTGAAACCATCGTGCTCAGGCCGTCGAATGTATGGGGAGCAGGAGATAGGGTAATACTTCCAAGAATAGCTTTGGCAGCCAAGAAGGGTATCCTTTTTCCGATGGGGAGCGGACACAGATGGGTTTCGCCCTGCCATGTCGACAACCTCGTCCATGCGCTCGTGCTTTCGGCTGAAAGCGATAATCATGGAGGAAATATTTATTTCATCAATGACGGTGTAAAAATAGAGCACATTGAATTCCTGTCCAAGCTTCTCGGCGCGGTTGGGATAAAATGGGCGCCAAAATTTACGATACCTTATTCAATTGCTTATGGCGTGGCTTACGCAATGGAGACCTTATTCAAAATAGTCAATTCCAAAAACCCTCCTGTGTTAACCAGATTTGCCGTTGCAGCGCTTGCAGGAAGTAGGAGTTACAGTATCGAAAAGGCTAAAAAGGAAATCGGGTACAAGCCAATTGTAAATATGGATGAAGGTCTCAGGCAACTCGCTGATTGGATTGAAGGTATCGGCGGTGTAGAGAGATTGCTGAAAAACTGA